The following DNA comes from Salipiger sp. CCB-MM3.
CCTTAAGTGCCGGGGCGTACCTCGGTTTGACCCCGAAGCGCTACGATTCCGAGGAGGTGAGCCGAAACGGGCGGATCTCAAAGCGCGGCGATCGCCTTGCCTGCAAGTGCCTCTACGAAGCAGCGAACGCGAGTTACTACCGAAATCTGGACGGTTCCCGGTTGCGTGATTGGGCCGGCGCAGTTGCTGAGAGAACGGGGCCACGCAAGGCAAAGGTGGCCCTCGCGCGGAAGATCGCCACTACGCTGCATGCCATGGGGCGGTCTGGCACCCTCTTCAAGGAGGTAGCTATGGCGTAAGGCACAATCAGAACGACACCATTCTTCGAAGTACGACTGAATGCGTCCAGCCGGGACGCATGGCGAGGGTGAGATCGCTCCCAAGGTGCGGCGCATCGACCGCGCACACCACTTCGATCCGCCCGTCCCTGAACGCCAACATGCGGCACCAACGCGGCGACCGCGGAGAGAACCCCAGAGCTCGCCACGCTCGAAGGAAACGCTTGAGGATCAGCCCTTGGCCGAGGCGATTAGAGAATGCCTTGGGACATTATCAGTGGTTCCTACGTAGATCAGAGTACTTCAGGCACGCACCGTCTAGGCCGCAATGCGCGCTACGCCATTGACCCGAGCTGCACCCGAATGAACTAGCCTAGCGCCCATTGCGGACCTGCCATGGCGTTGGGCGGCGCTTAAGGACAGGACAACGCCCTTGCGAACAGGCCCATGATTAGGAGGCCGTGAGGATAAATGTTTCGCGCGCGAAACATTTCATCGACCGCGAGGGGCAGAAAAGGGGAAGGAAGATATGACATCACGCAAGGCGGCACTCTCGTTGACTATCGGGTCGTCGATCCCGAGCGCCACGACGTGGTGGATTTTGATAGCAAGGACAAGTACGCGGCACCATCTAGAAGCCGCAGGCGCCACCTTCATACTACGCCGCCCGGACTTCCCCTACGGCAGCGCCTCTGGGCAAGCCCGGGCAGTCACCCCCTCGTCATGCGGAGAG
Coding sequences within:
- a CDS encoding transposase, giving the protein MVATFDDADRVRRSLSAGAYLGLTPKRYDSEEVSRNGRISKRGDRLACKCLYEAANASYYRNLDGSRLRDWAGAVAERTGPRKAKVALARKIATTLHAMGRSGTLFKEVAMA